One genomic window of Methanobrevibacter sp. includes the following:
- a CDS encoding 50S ribosomal protein L21e — MQRSRGLKSRSRKKMTKTQRPGRTNPITNRMQRFEEGDLVHITINPSIQKGQPAPRFHGKTGKVTGQKGKAYIVSLKEGNKAKELIVRPDHLKLQK; from the coding sequence ATGCAAAGATCAAGAGGATTAAAAAGTAGATCAAGAAAAAAGATGACTAAAACCCAAAGACCAGGTAGAACCAACCCTATTACCAACAGAATGCAAAGGTTCGAAGAAGGCGACTTAGTTCACATTACTATCAACCCAAGTATTCAAAAAGGACAACCTGCTCCTAGATTCCACGGTAAAACTGGAAAAGTGACTGGTCAAAAAGGTAAAGCTTACATTGTATCCTTAAAAGAAGGAAACAAAGCTAAAGAGTTAATCGTAAGACCTGACCACTTAAAATTACAAAAATGA
- a CDS encoding RNA polymerase Rpb4 family protein, whose product MIGKEIIESEPISSAEVKKVLEDFSEDNELTYEQNITLNHLARFKRFSVEDSEEIIEKLQGEIGLRDKVAVRIADLVPEDLADLRLILAKEPSKIEKEDMEKILELLEQYEIEE is encoded by the coding sequence ATGATTGGAAAAGAAATTATTGAAAGTGAACCAATATCAAGTGCAGAAGTAAAAAAAGTTCTTGAAGATTTTTCAGAAGACAATGAATTGACCTACGAGCAAAACATTACTTTAAATCATCTTGCAAGATTTAAAAGATTTTCCGTTGAAGATTCAGAGGAAATCATCGAAAAACTCCAAGGCGAAATTGGCCTAAGAGATAAAGTTGCAGTACGTATCGCTGATTTAGTTCCAGAAGATTTAGCTGATTTAAGATTAATTCTCGCTAAAGAACCTAGTAAAATCGAAAAAGAAGATATGGAAAAAATTCTTGAACTCTTAGAACAATACGAAATCGAAGAATAG
- a CDS encoding DUF655 domain-containing protein codes for MVDNKKRNGKKPTRKKEQQAVVLDYLSRGYVKSDMSKFGGKPIAQAIGTEQFTLLELVPQHGVDLEIGDNVYIGGNRQERTKIHRVLGILPFERLTATSRIELDYTIRDIVESNEEKYVEFFNTTGAVSTRLHTLELIPGIGKKYMWDIINAREEKPFESFKDITERLPTLTDPAGMIVNRVKQELDKNAIKRGKSKYYIFTQVPRKPRNQQ; via the coding sequence ATGGTTGATAATAAAAAAAGAAATGGAAAAAAACCAACTAGAAAAAAAGAACAGCAAGCCGTTGTTCTTGATTATTTAAGCCGAGGCTATGTTAAGTCAGATATGTCCAAATTTGGCGGAAAACCTATTGCTCAAGCTATTGGTACAGAACAATTCACTTTACTCGAGTTAGTTCCACAACATGGCGTTGATTTAGAAATTGGCGACAATGTATACATTGGTGGAAACAGACAAGAAAGAACAAAAATTCACAGAGTTCTTGGAATATTGCCATTTGAAAGACTAACCGCAACAAGTAGAATCGAGTTAGATTATACAATCAGAGATATCGTTGAATCTAATGAAGAAAAATATGTTGAATTCTTCAACACAACAGGTGCAGTTAGTACAAGACTCCACACACTCGAACTAATTCCAGGTATCGGTAAAAAATACATGTGGGACATTATTAATGCAAGAGAAGAAAAACCATTTGAAAGTTTCAAAGACATAACTGAAAGGCTCCCAACATTGACTGATCCTGCTGGAATGATTGTAAACAGGGTTAAACAAGAATTGGACAAAAATGCAATTAAAAGAGGAAAAAGTAAATATTACATATTTACCCAAGTCCCAAGAAAACCTAGAAATCAACAATAA
- a CDS encoding 16S ribosomal RNA methyltransferase A, translating into MNSENSPSLSKITKDILNENGIKLNKNLGQNYLIDKNKRDQIINFGNINKEDVILEIGTGIGTLTIELAKKAKKVIAIEQDENICKILAKRLKDEKIDNVELLNEDALNVEFPKFNKIISNLPYQISSPITFKFLDYDFDLAVLMYQKEFANRMNGKVGTKNYSRLSAMLYFKCDVEKLTDVSSESFIPKPKIDSTVVKLTPKENKISEEDFKIYSKFTKALFQHRNKKIRNALIDSRHVITKLDKKEIRKCMNEIEDEKLNQYLKERVVVITPEEILFLSKELNSILNG; encoded by the coding sequence TTGAATAGTGAAAATTCCCCCTCCCTTTCCAAGATAACTAAAGACATCTTAAACGAAAACGGGATTAAGTTAAATAAGAATCTTGGTCAGAATTATTTGATTGACAAAAATAAAAGAGACCAAATCATTAACTTTGGAAACATCAATAAAGAAGATGTAATCTTAGAAATCGGAACCGGAATTGGCACATTAACAATTGAACTTGCCAAAAAAGCTAAAAAAGTAATAGCTATCGAACAGGATGAGAACATCTGCAAGATTTTAGCTAAAAGACTTAAAGACGAAAAAATAGATAACGTAGAGTTACTTAATGAAGATGCATTGAATGTTGAATTTCCAAAATTCAATAAAATCATCTCCAATCTACCTTATCAAATCTCATCACCAATTACCTTTAAATTCCTAGATTATGATTTTGATCTAGCTGTTTTAATGTACCAAAAGGAATTTGCCAATCGTATGAACGGTAAAGTCGGAACAAAAAATTATTCCAGACTTTCTGCTATGCTATATTTTAAATGTGATGTTGAAAAGTTAACTGATGTAAGCTCTGAAAGTTTTATTCCAAAACCAAAAATAGACTCAACTGTTGTAAAACTAACACCTAAAGAAAATAAGATTTCAGAGGAAGACTTTAAAATTTATTCTAAATTCACAAAAGCATTATTCCAACACAGAAACAAGAAGATTAGAAATGCTTTAATCGATTCCAGACATGTGATTACCAAACTCGATAAAAAAGAGATTAGAAAATGCATGAATGAAATTGAAGATGAAAAATTAAATCAATATCTCAAAGAGAGAGTTGTTGTAATTACCCCTGAAGAGATTCTATTTTTATCAAAAGAACTAAACTCAATTTTAAATGGATAG
- a CDS encoding class I SAM-dependent methyltransferase, producing MQDFIINIDDNVYIPAEDSYLLADNLQISEGQSVLEIGTGSGIVAMYASRLTDNVTVTDINFDACELARKNFEANGIENIEILFGNLFEPVKNRKFDVILFNTPYLPTEEGEVLDDTINYAFDGGLDGRKVIDIFLNEVRNHLNDGGIVQMIQSSLSGNEETLEKLDKLGFISEIAEKEHFFFEDITLINAYKI from the coding sequence ATGCAGGATTTTATAATTAATATTGATGACAATGTTTATATTCCCGCGGAAGATAGTTATCTTCTTGCAGATAATTTACAAATCAGTGAAGGTCAAAGTGTTTTGGAAATTGGAACAGGATCAGGCATTGTTGCAATGTATGCTTCAAGACTTACAGATAATGTTACAGTAACAGACATCAATTTTGATGCATGTGAACTTGCACGAAAAAACTTTGAAGCAAACGGTATTGAAAATATTGAAATTTTGTTTGGAAACCTATTTGAACCCGTGAAAAATAGAAAGTTTGATGTAATTTTATTTAATACTCCATATCTACCGACCGAAGAAGGGGAAGTTTTAGATGACACCATAAATTATGCATTTGATGGTGGATTAGATGGTAGGAAAGTTATTGATATCTTTTTAAATGAAGTGAGAAATCATTTAAATGATGGTGGAATTGTGCAGATGATACAGTCTTCACTGTCAGGCAATGAAGAAACACTAGAAAAATTAGATAAATTAGGTTTTATTTCAGAAATAGCTGAAAAAGAGCATTTCTTTTTCGAAGATATAACATTAATTAATGCTTATAAAATTTAA
- the dapF gene encoding diaminopimelate epimerase, producing the protein MVDLKGLKFSKMHGIGNDFPIIDESKGKVISEEDKPEACRMLCHRNFGVGGDGVLFVEPSEVADIGYRMFNPDGSEAEMCGNGIRCFGDFVYRKGILKQEKMTVETRAGIKTIEITLDNDEPVLFKVDMGLSTFKTSEVPMTADEEEFLDGELKVLDTTFNVTAISVGNPHAIIFVDDVDAIDIDKYGPAIEAHEVFPEKINVHFVEVISKNEGKMRTWERGAGVTLACGTGATSTAISGFKLGLFDSNVLLHLPGGDLKFNVYEKDDALGAFMEGPAELVYDGEF; encoded by the coding sequence ATGGTAGACTTGAAAGGATTAAAATTTTCAAAAATGCACGGAATAGGTAATGATTTTCCAATAATTGATGAATCAAAAGGAAAAGTCATTTCTGAAGAAGACAAACCTGAAGCATGCAGAATGTTATGTCACAGAAACTTTGGAGTAGGTGGGGACGGTGTTTTATTCGTAGAACCATCTGAAGTTGCTGATATTGGTTACAGAATGTTCAATCCTGATGGAAGCGAAGCTGAAATGTGTGGAAATGGTATTAGATGCTTTGGAGATTTTGTCTACAGAAAAGGTATTTTAAAACAGGAAAAAATGACTGTTGAGACAAGGGCAGGAATCAAAACAATTGAAATTACATTGGATAACGATGAACCTGTATTATTTAAAGTGGATATGGGATTATCAACATTCAAAACTTCTGAAGTCCCAATGACTGCTGATGAAGAAGAGTTCCTTGATGGGGAATTGAAAGTATTGGACACTACATTCAATGTTACAGCAATCAGTGTTGGAAATCCTCATGCTATTATCTTTGTTGATGATGTTGATGCAATTGACATTGACAAATATGGTCCAGCTATTGAAGCACATGAAGTTTTTCCTGAAAAGATCAATGTACACTTTGTTGAAGTAATCTCTAAAAACGAAGGTAAAATGAGAACTTGGGAAAGAGGTGCTGGTGTAACACTCGCATGTGGTACTGGTGCAACTTCAACTGCAATTTCCGGTTTCAAATTAGGATTATTTGACAGCAACGTATTGCTTCATTTACCTGGTGGTGACTTGAAATTCAATGTATATGAAAAAGATGATGCTCTTGGAGCTTTCATGGAAGGTCCTGCAGAGCTTGTTTATGATGGAGAATTCTAA
- the lysA gene encoding diaminopimelate decarboxylase has protein sequence MDLNIKVNEKNHLDIGGADAVDIAEEFGTPTYVIDENRIRDNYNRFYSAFSKYYSDFKVFYACKANTNLAVMKILESEGCCIDAVSPGEVHISKMIGFSGDRILFTGNNITNDELKYVHDEGVTLNIDSVSALNRLSKMIDPEGVKISFRVNPMVGAGHHDHCITGGVMSKFGIMESEAVEVYEKARELGFNPVGMHSHIGSGILDPEPFKLAIESTMDIAGKVHEDAGIDFEFVDFGGGVGIPYTPEENIVDLDKFAEVNVGLFKEKLEQYDMGNPTMYLEPGRYLVGDASVLLVTVNSIKQSYRKFIGVDGGFHTLLRPAMYDSYHHIVDASRMDAENTQTVDIAGNVCESGDLFARDRLMPEVEEGDVLGILNAGAYGFTMSSNYNSRPLTSEILVTDGKCSVVRERETFEDLYAKQSIPAHLK, from the coding sequence ATGGATTTAAATATTAAAGTTAACGAAAAAAACCACCTTGATATTGGTGGAGCAGATGCAGTAGATATTGCAGAAGAATTCGGAACTCCAACATATGTAATTGATGAAAATAGGATAAGAGATAACTATAATAGATTTTATTCTGCTTTTTCAAAATATTACTCTGATTTTAAAGTATTCTATGCATGTAAAGCTAACACTAACCTTGCTGTAATGAAAATTTTAGAAAGCGAAGGTTGTTGTATTGATGCAGTTTCCCCTGGAGAAGTTCACATCTCAAAAATGATTGGATTTTCAGGAGACAGAATCTTATTCACTGGTAACAACATTACTAATGATGAATTAAAATATGTGCATGATGAAGGAGTTACTTTAAATATCGACTCAGTATCCGCACTTAACAGATTATCTAAAATGATTGATCCTGAAGGAGTAAAAATCTCCTTTAGAGTAAATCCAATGGTAGGTGCAGGACATCATGACCACTGTATTACTGGTGGGGTAATGAGTAAATTTGGTATTATGGAATCCGAAGCTGTTGAAGTATATGAAAAAGCAAGAGAATTAGGATTCAATCCAGTTGGTATGCACTCTCACATCGGTTCAGGTATCTTAGACCCAGAACCATTCAAATTAGCAATTGAATCAACCATGGATATTGCTGGAAAAGTTCACGAAGATGCAGGTATTGACTTTGAATTTGTTGACTTTGGTGGAGGTGTAGGTATTCCTTACACTCCTGAAGAAAACATTGTGGACTTAGACAAATTTGCAGAAGTAAATGTAGGCTTATTCAAAGAAAAATTAGAACAATACGATATGGGCAATCCTACAATGTATCTCGAACCTGGAAGATACTTAGTTGGAGATGCAAGCGTACTTTTAGTAACTGTAAACAGTATCAAACAAAGCTACAGAAAATTCATTGGTGTAGATGGAGGTTTCCACACACTCTTAAGACCAGCAATGTATGATTCATACCACCACATTGTTGATGCAAGCAGAATGGATGCGGAAAACACTCAAACTGTCGATATTGCAGGAAACGTATGTGAATCCGGAGACTTATTTGCACGTGACAGATTAATGCCTGAAGTTGAAGAAGGGGATGTTTTAGGTATCTTAAATGCAGGAGCATACGGATTTACCATGTCATCCAACTACAACTCAAGACCATTAACATCAGAAATCTTAGTAACTGATGGAAAATGTTCTGTTGTACGTGAAAGAGAAACCTTTGAAGACTTATACGCAAAACAAAGCATTCCAGCACACTTAAAATAG
- a CDS encoding NUDIX domain-containing protein, translated as MKRFYGLTVRGVIKNNNEEILIVKRHPKSKTDPEMWELPGGKVEDGEYFTKALVREIKEEVNLDCEVGDLCEAVQNDYSNKRTVQLYMHLDNVNGDVKISEEHTEFMWASIDMLKSLEISTSLKKMLEKRIGLSER; from the coding sequence ATGAAAAGGTTTTACGGACTTACAGTTAGAGGAGTTATTAAAAACAATAATGAGGAAATCTTAATTGTCAAAAGACATCCAAAATCAAAAACCGACCCTGAAATGTGGGAACTTCCAGGCGGAAAAGTAGAGGACGGCGAATACTTTACCAAAGCATTAGTACGTGAAATTAAAGAGGAAGTTAATCTTGACTGTGAAGTAGGAGACCTTTGCGAAGCAGTACAGAACGATTACTCAAACAAACGAACAGTGCAGCTATACATGCATTTGGATAATGTAAATGGAGATGTTAAAATAAGTGAAGAGCACACAGAATTCATGTGGGCTTCAATTGATATGTTAAAATCATTGGAAATATCTACTTCATTGAAAAAAATGTTAGAAAAAAGAATTGGATTATCTGAGAGATAA
- a CDS encoding acetylornithine transaminase, which produces MNTQELIKIEDDYFINTFTRQPVVLDHGEGVRVTDIDGNEYLDMFAGIAVNALGHNHPRLVKAIQDQAAKLIHISSIYYNEPALVYAKKLVDRTSFDRIFYANSGAEANEGAIKLAVKYTGKSEIISTVDSFHGRTIMTLAATGHEEYHEPFKAVMPQGFINVPYNDLEAIKEAINENTAAIIVEPIQGEGGVHVPDVEYLKGIEAICKENGIVFIVDEVQTGFGRCGTLFAHELFDVKPDIMTMAKGIGGGVPMGGILATEEVASAFVPGDHGTTFGGGPLVCAAANAVLDEFDDKNILDNVNEVGQYFIDELKKLDKDVIADVRGKGLIVGLELTKPGAEYVDKLREAGFLINCTAGNVLRFVPPLIITKEDIDEFVKALDEIL; this is translated from the coding sequence ATGAATACTCAAGAATTAATTAAAATCGAAGACGATTATTTCATAAACACTTTCACTAGACAACCTGTTGTACTTGATCATGGTGAAGGTGTAAGAGTAACCGATATTGACGGAAATGAATATTTGGATATGTTTGCAGGTATTGCTGTAAATGCTTTAGGACACAATCATCCTAGACTTGTAAAAGCTATCCAAGACCAAGCAGCAAAACTCATTCACATTTCAAGTATTTACTATAATGAACCTGCTTTAGTATATGCTAAAAAATTAGTTGACAGAACTAGTTTTGACAGAATTTTCTATGCAAACAGTGGTGCTGAAGCAAATGAAGGAGCTATCAAATTAGCGGTAAAATACACTGGAAAAAGTGAAATAATATCTACTGTAGATTCATTCCACGGAAGAACCATAATGACACTTGCAGCAACCGGTCATGAAGAGTATCATGAACCATTCAAAGCTGTAATGCCACAAGGATTCATTAATGTTCCATATAATGATTTAGAAGCTATAAAAGAAGCAATAAATGAAAACACTGCAGCTATTATTGTTGAACCGATTCAAGGTGAAGGTGGAGTTCACGTTCCTGATGTTGAATACTTAAAAGGTATTGAAGCAATCTGTAAAGAAAACGGTATTGTATTTATTGTGGATGAAGTACAAACCGGTTTCGGTAGATGCGGAACATTATTTGCACATGAATTATTTGATGTAAAACCGGATATTATGACCATGGCTAAAGGAATTGGTGGAGGAGTTCCAATGGGTGGAATCTTAGCAACCGAAGAAGTGGCTAGTGCATTTGTACCTGGTGATCACGGTACTACATTTGGTGGTGGACCATTAGTATGTGCAGCAGCTAATGCGGTATTGGATGAATTTGATGACAAAAACATCTTAGATAATGTTAATGAAGTTGGTCAATATTTCATTGATGAATTGAAAAAATTAGATAAAGATGTTATTGCTGATGTACGTGGTAAAGGTTTAATTGTCGGTTTGGAATTAACCAAACCTGGTGCTGAATATGTTGATAAACTCAGAGAAGCAGGATTTTTAATTAACTGTACTGCTGGAAACGTTTTAAGATTTGTTCCACCATTGATAATTACCAAAGAAGATATCGATGAGTTTGTAAAAGCTTTAGATGAAATTTTATAG
- a CDS encoding ABC transporter permease has protein sequence MITIFYKGSVDIKFITLIFKNPFRNKTRSALSVIGIAIGIATIVALGLITAGMQDTVQTTFNEGGGNYCQ, from the coding sequence ATGATTACAATATTTTACAAAGGAAGTGTAGATATTAAATTTATTACATTAATTTTCAAAAACCCATTCAGAAATAAGACACGTAGTGCCCTATCAGTTATTGGAATAGCTATAGGCATTGCAACAATTGTCGCATTGGGTTTAATTACTGCAGGAATGCAAGATACCGTTCAGACTACATTCAATGAAGGTGGCGGAAATTACTGTCAGTAA
- a CDS encoding FtsX-like permease family protein, whose product MKVAEITVSNTTTVGGNSGMIQQSTVDELQNIGGVIDVAGELSYSESSSSQPSMSQGGSGNPNGGDMTNSILGIEASKLSLAGIDELNGTAFEDNSKEAIIGLQYAMMNNLSIGDNITIHNTEFEITGIYETGSMFADSTIYVPIDTLQNISECDEYTSVLVKTAEDANDTIISDKIKDKFYDLSTLTSDEISSMMTNVTGILNTASLAVSGLAIIVGAIGIINTMVMTVYERTKEIGVLKSIGWKPRRILLMIMGETLVLTIPSQLMILILPSSVYGRNFGLNNTLRYCWISIWNFNFRNWSDVARCW is encoded by the coding sequence ATGAAGGTGGCGGAAATTACTGTCAGTAACACAACAACCGTTGGTGGAAATTCAGGAATGATACAACAATCAACAGTAGATGAACTACAAAACATCGGTGGAGTCATTGATGTAGCCGGAGAACTTTCATACTCCGAATCGTCAAGCAGCCAGCCATCTATGAGCCAAGGTGGCAGTGGCAATCCGAATGGTGGAGATATGACCAATTCAATACTTGGAATTGAAGCTAGCAAATTATCTCTTGCAGGAATAGACGAACTTAACGGAACTGCATTTGAAGATAATTCCAAAGAAGCAATTATCGGATTACAATATGCAATGATGAACAATTTAAGTATTGGAGACAACATTACCATCCACAATACTGAATTTGAAATTACAGGAATCTATGAAACAGGAAGCATGTTTGCTGACAGTACAATCTATGTACCTATCGATACATTACAGAACATATCCGAATGTGATGAATACACTTCTGTTTTAGTAAAAACTGCAGAAGATGCAAACGATACTATCATCAGTGATAAAATTAAAGATAAATTTTATGACCTATCAACACTAACCAGCGATGAAATATCCTCAATGATGACAAATGTAACTGGAATTCTAAATACTGCTTCACTTGCAGTTTCCGGATTAGCTATCATCGTTGGAGCTATTGGTATCATAAATACTATGGTAATGACAGTTTATGAAAGAACAAAAGAAATTGGAGTTTTAAAATCCATTGGTTGGAAACCAAGAAGAATCCTTTTAATGATTATGGGAGAAACTTTGGTCTTAACAATACCCTCACAGCTAATGATTTTGATTTTACCTTCATCAGTTTATGGGAGAAACTTTGGTCTTAACAATACTCTCAGGTATTGTTGGATCAGTATTTGGAATTTTAATTTCAGAAATTGGAGTGATGTTGCTCGATGCTGGTGA
- a CDS encoding peptidylprolyl isomerase, translating to MKVATIETDKGNIELELFPNEAPGTVANFEKLIKKGFYDGLTFHRVIPNFVIQGGCPKGNGTGGPGYTIKCETEGNPHRHGTGALSMAHAGKDTGGSQFFITHSPQPHLDGVHTVFGQVIKGQDVVNAIRQGDKMNKVTVEER from the coding sequence ATGAAAGTCGCAACTATTGAAACCGATAAAGGGAACATCGAACTCGAATTATTCCCAAATGAAGCACCGGGAACTGTAGCAAACTTTGAAAAATTAATCAAAAAAGGATTCTACGATGGATTAACATTCCACAGAGTAATCCCTAACTTTGTAATTCAAGGTGGATGTCCTAAAGGAAACGGTACTGGTGGACCAGGTTACACCATCAAATGTGAAACCGAAGGAAACCCACACAGACACGGAACTGGTGCATTATCCATGGCACACGCAGGAAAAGACACTGGTGGAAGCCAATTCTTTATTACTCACAGTCCACAACCTCACTTAGACGGAGTACACACCGTATTCGGTCAAGTTATCAAAGGTCAAGATGTCGTTAACGCAATCCGCCAAGGCGACAAAATGAACAAAGTGACTGTTGAAGAAAGATAA
- a CDS encoding MFS transporter, producing the protein MKLEKIVLIVATLTSFFTVFLSSAVMVAVPSLASEFGMSNIIQNWVTMLFFLAVAIFTIPAGQLSGKFGLKKSMVFGSAVYILSSIVAVFSINSEMFLICRLIQGIGVSFLNVASMAMVVSAFSPQERGKAIGINVTGVYLATSTSPVIGGFLNFQFGWRSIFLTSVPFLILILVLLISQIKEEWITMGEVPIDWKGCIVYSLGILLFIYGFTRLDESIGIILTVVGIIVLGLFVALELREKYPVFDVKFFKNPKFSSANFAALTAYLATFAVTTIVNYHLQYIRGYDSQMAGLILLVAPLIQVIMAPISGRLSDKVNPQKLAAIGMFFGAISLAMLSMLGDSTPLWFLIVAMISHGLGFGIFSSPNTNAIMGSVPPKDTPVASASVATMRVIGQTMSMGMLTLVFAFVMGNVPMVEKYFPLLITSSQITCLICMVLCVTSVFASLVGIKSKKEIMN; encoded by the coding sequence ATGAAACTTGAAAAAATCGTTTTAATTGTAGCAACTTTGACATCATTTTTTACAGTATTTTTATCATCTGCTGTAATGGTAGCAGTTCCAAGTTTAGCATCGGAATTTGGAATGAGTAACATTATCCAAAATTGGGTTACAATGCTGTTTTTCCTAGCAGTAGCTATTTTTACAATCCCTGCCGGGCAATTGTCTGGTAAATTCGGGCTTAAAAAATCTATGGTATTTGGATCTGCTGTTTATATTCTAAGTTCTATAGTGGCTGTTTTTTCAATAAACTCCGAAATGTTTTTGATTTGTCGTTTAATTCAAGGTATAGGTGTTTCATTTTTAAATGTTGCTTCAATGGCAATGGTTGTATCAGCATTTAGTCCACAGGAACGTGGTAAAGCTATTGGTATTAATGTAACAGGGGTTTATCTTGCAACATCAACATCTCCAGTTATTGGTGGATTTTTAAACTTCCAGTTTGGTTGGAGATCTATCTTTTTGACTTCAGTTCCATTCTTGATTTTGATTTTGGTCTTGTTGATTAGTCAAATCAAGGAAGAATGGATTACAATGGGTGAAGTCCCTATTGACTGGAAAGGTTGTATTGTTTATTCATTAGGTATATTATTGTTCATTTATGGATTCACTCGCCTTGACGAAAGTATTGGTATTATTTTAACTGTTGTAGGTATAATTGTCTTGGGATTGTTTGTTGCCCTTGAACTTAGGGAGAAGTATCCTGTATTTGACGTTAAGTTCTTTAAGAATCCTAAATTTTCATCAGCTAATTTCGCAGCACTGACTGCTTATCTGGCTACATTTGCCGTTACAACAATTGTAAATTATCATTTGCAGTATATTAGGGGTTATGACTCTCAAATGGCTGGTTTAATTCTTTTGGTTGCTCCATTGATTCAGGTAATCATGGCTCCAATATCTGGAAGATTGTCTGATAAGGTTAATCCACAAAAATTGGCGGCTATTGGAATGTTTTTCGGTGCGATTTCACTTGCAATGCTTTCAATGCTCGGTGATTCAACTCCATTATGGTTTCTGATTGTCGCAATGATTTCTCATGGTTTAGGTTTTGGAATATTTTCATCTCCAAACACAAATGCAATCATGGGGTCTGTTCCACCAAAGGATACTCCTGTGGCTTCTGCGTCAGTTGCAACAATGCGTGTAATTGGTCAAACAATGAGCATGGGAATGCTAACATTAGTATTTGCATTTGTAATGGGTAATGTTCCGATGGTTGAGAAATACTTCCCACTTTTAATTACAAGTTCTCAAATAACATGTTTGATTTGTATGGTGTTATGTGTAACTTCAGTATTTGCTTCACTTGTTGGAATAAAATCTAAAAAAGAAATTATGAATTAA
- a CDS encoding 3-methyladenine DNA glycosylase, whose translation MIIESPIDLELTQISGQTSQPPWMKIDDSYREVVMVNNKPVVFDVKQSGDFLNFNFEGDVSDKDAISRLNYIFDLDFDLGKFYKYLDNHAELAEMSKFCDGLRLFLAPNPFECVISSICSANNSIKRWTKSISDIKQKWGTNYNGFYTFPEISNFQNLFLDDEEEFELTNVDEICNCKNNLKSCGVGYRAPYMRKASELFTLEIDLSEIPKMSYDEAFETILKVPGVGPKVADCILLYGFNFREAFPSDVWIKRIVSHLYFEEKDISVPKVREFGMEEFGDNAGYVQLYMFHYARKSGLMAKLK comes from the coding sequence ATGATAATTGAATCTCCAATTGATTTGGAATTAACACAAATTTCAGGCCAAACATCACAGCCTCCTTGGATGAAAATTGATGATTCATATAGGGAAGTTGTAATGGTAAATAATAAACCTGTTGTATTTGATGTTAAACAGTCAGGAGATTTTTTAAACTTTAATTTTGAGGGAGATGTATCTGATAAAGATGCGATATCTCGCCTAAACTATATTTTTGATTTAGATTTTGATTTGGGTAAATTTTATAAATATTTGGATAATCATGCAGAACTGGCGGAAATGTCTAAGTTTTGTGATGGTTTAAGATTATTTTTGGCACCAAATCCATTTGAATGTGTTATTTCATCAATTTGCTCTGCAAATAATTCCATTAAAAGATGGACCAAGTCTATTTCTGATATAAAGCAGAAATGGGGAACCAATTATAATGGATTTTATACTTTTCCTGAGATCTCTAATTTTCAAAACTTGTTTTTGGATGATGAAGAGGAATTTGAACTAACAAATGTTGATGAAATTTGCAACTGTAAAAACAATCTAAAATCCTGTGGTGTTGGATATAGGGCACCATATATGAGGAAAGCATCTGAACTTTTTACACTTGAAATTGACCTTTCAGAAATTCCTAAAATGAGTTATGATGAGGCTTTTGAGACAATATTGAAAGTTCCGGGTGTAGGTCCAAAGGTTGCTGATTGTATATTGCTTTATGGATTTAATTTTAGAGAAGCTTTTCCAAGTGATGTATGGATAAAACGTATTGTTTCTCATTTATATTTTGAAGAAAAGGATATTTCTGTTCCTAAGGTAAGAGAATTTGGAATGGAAGAATTTGGAGACAATGCAGGTTATGTTCAATTGTACATGTTTCATTATGCAAGAAAATCTGGCCTAATGGCTAAATTAAAATAG